From Macrobrachium nipponense isolate FS-2020 chromosome 6, ASM1510439v2, whole genome shotgun sequence, a single genomic window includes:
- the LOC135216214 gene encoding uncharacterized protein LOC135216214, whose amino-acid sequence MENRDIPDLSTPLPRSNNNEEVYDVNLEETSVPDEFMKPLYMSTTEPVNDNEYEDDVFNASLGRFMIAVKSPDYQYTSTPEPVDDERVPSDEYDDDEMFDESLGRIMVSIKSPHYQIHDVANRSNNDDPNPDTMPLIRSSPDYPRVLDNSIMRNGFIMVSHWRGGVIPHYQVPCSAVLVINNKIVDGDNPKDDNNPEDDNNPKDDDDHPEDDPVPEDDPLYPENIAALLACLQV is encoded by the exons ATGGAGAATCGTGACATACCCGATTTAAGTACACCTCTACCAAGGTCCAACAACAATGAGGAGGTGTATGATGTTAACCTTGAAGAAACTTCTGTACCCGACGAGTTTATGAAACCCCTct atatgtcAACAACCGAACCTGTCAACGATAATGAATATGAAGATGATGTTTTTAATGCGAGCTTGGGTCGATTTATGATTGCCGTTAAGTCCCCGGACTATCaat atACATCAACGCCCGAACCCGTCGATGACGAACGGGTCCCCAGTGATGAATACGATGACGAtgagatgtttgatgaaagcttGGGTAGAATCATGGTATCCATCAAGTCTCCGCACTATCAAATCCATGATGTGGCCAACAGATCTAATAATGATGATCCTAACCCGGATACA ATGCCTCTGATCCGGAGCTCTCCTGATTATCCTCGCGTTTTGGATAATTCCATCATGAGAAATGGCTTCATTAT GGTTTCACACTGGCGGGGTGGGGTTATTCCTCATTATCAGGTCCCTTGTTCAGCAGTTCttgtaataaataacaaaatcgtTGATGGTGACAATCCAAAAGATGACAACAACCCTGAAGATGACAATAATCCCAAAGATGATGACGATCATCCTGAAGATGATCCAGTTCCTGAAGATGACCCACTGTACCCTGAGAACATCGCTGCCCTCCTTGCCTGCCTACAAGTATGA